From Paenibacillus sp. V4I7, one genomic window encodes:
- a CDS encoding helix-turn-helix transcriptional regulator — protein sequence MIPKATKPSLGIMNLQQGEQKFQLSRHTPSEDLAYFIRHYWIVRWDLTNQDPYLQHVIPNPCVNLLVEPGRTAIYGPGKEKYGHYLQDQGCVFGVKFKPGGFYPFLKQPISDLLNNPMSVMSVFDIDPRQLETNIFAQVEDCHMVNHIEQLIRPKLPEQDEQVVFVNKIIDYINQKPDLTKVDALCDYFNVNKRTLQRLFDHYVGVSPKWVIKLARIQNAAETTDLSRRHNWSKLSMDLGYHDQSHFIKDFKSIIGQTPDEYARVTV from the coding sequence GTGATTCCCAAAGCCACCAAGCCCAGCCTAGGTATTATGAATCTGCAGCAAGGCGAGCAGAAATTCCAGCTTTCGCGACATACCCCGTCTGAAGATCTAGCCTATTTCATACGACATTACTGGATAGTTAGGTGGGATTTAACCAACCAAGATCCTTATTTGCAGCATGTTATCCCGAATCCCTGCGTTAATCTCCTCGTTGAGCCAGGTCGAACGGCCATCTATGGTCCAGGGAAAGAGAAGTATGGGCATTATCTGCAAGACCAAGGATGCGTGTTCGGCGTCAAATTCAAGCCTGGCGGATTTTACCCTTTTTTAAAGCAGCCGATTTCTGATTTGTTGAACAATCCTATGAGTGTCATGAGCGTTTTTGATATAGATCCTCGTCAACTTGAGACGAATATTTTTGCACAGGTAGAAGATTGCCATATGGTCAATCATATCGAGCAACTGATCCGGCCCAAGCTTCCCGAACAGGATGAACAGGTCGTTTTTGTTAATAAGATCATCGATTATATCAATCAGAAGCCCGATCTGACCAAAGTCGATGCCCTCTGCGATTACTTCAATGTGAATAAAAGAACGCTGCAGCGCTTGTTCGACCACTACGTCGGAGTTAGCCCCAAGTGGGTGATCAAGCTGGCCCGAATCCAGAACGCAGCTGAGACGACGGATCTAAGCCGGAGACATAACTGGTCCAAGCTTTCCATGGATCTCGGATATCATGACCAGTCGCATTTTATCAAGGATTTCAAGTCCATTATCGGCCAGACTCCTGATGAATATGCTCGTGTGACGGTATGA
- a CDS encoding carbon-nitrogen hydrolase family protein, producing MKMRVSAVQYHLHTIHSFEEFAAQVGHYVKVAQEFEAEFVLFPELFTTQLMSIGDENGKALPIEALPSYTDAYRTLFQGLAKQTGMHLIGGTHITSEEGKLYNTAFLFYPDGRIGEQKKLHITPTEVKEWNMGAGDSLQVFDTEKGRIAILVCYDVEFPEIVRMARARGADVLFAPSCTDDRHGFHRVRYTCHARTIENQIYVVTTGTVGALPTVDFMRGNFGQAAVITPNDVPFPPKGILVEGEINGDMVVTADLDLELLNLVREKGSVTTWRDRRTDLYTDWS from the coding sequence TTGAAAATGCGCGTTTCTGCTGTGCAATATCATTTGCATACGATACATAGTTTCGAAGAGTTCGCCGCGCAGGTGGGGCATTATGTGAAAGTGGCTCAGGAGTTTGAAGCGGAATTTGTGCTGTTTCCTGAATTATTTACGACTCAGTTAATGTCTATAGGGGATGAAAATGGTAAGGCGCTGCCCATCGAGGCATTGCCGTCGTATACGGATGCTTATCGAACGCTTTTTCAAGGGTTGGCGAAGCAAACGGGGATGCATTTGATCGGTGGCACTCACATTACCTCTGAGGAAGGAAAGCTGTATAATACAGCATTCTTGTTTTATCCCGATGGCCGAATTGGGGAGCAGAAGAAGCTGCATATCACTCCGACTGAAGTGAAGGAATGGAATATGGGTGCTGGGGATTCCTTGCAGGTTTTTGATACGGAAAAAGGCCGCATTGCGATTCTGGTCTGTTATGATGTGGAGTTTCCGGAAATCGTACGGATGGCGAGAGCACGCGGAGCGGATGTGTTGTTCGCCCCATCTTGTACGGATGACCGGCACGGATTCCATCGGGTACGTTATACGTGCCATGCTAGAACAATTGAAAATCAAATCTACGTGGTCACGACGGGGACAGTCGGGGCACTGCCAACGGTTGATTTCATGAGGGGCAACTTCGGACAAGCTGCGGTGATCACGCCAAACGATGTGCCTTTTCCGCCAAAGGGAATACTGGTAGAAGGCGAGATCAACGGTGACATGGTTGTCACGGCTGATTTGGATCTGGAGTTGCTGAACCTCGTTCGGGAAAAAGGCTCCGTCACCACGTGGCGTGACCGCAGAACAGATTTGTACACAGATTGGTCCTAA
- a CDS encoding AraC family transcriptional regulator, protein MPKSESYYVVSNPLPSQESELTVLFAGESQTKPEHRLGPKVYDYYLIHYVISGKGVFSSQGEEYELGTGDSFVIEPEQLISYVSDETDPWHYCWIAFTGTQAAALVASTGVIPLQPIIHTKRNRHIPVLFRHIQQALRSKKANAQLKSIGYLHLLLGEYCETLSASTLAGVVTEAESDRIVQQAIHYLSTQYAEPITIELMAESLGYNRAYLSRMFKRHTKVTPVTFLLKLRVDKARLLLRERLELTIEQIASSVGFYDPLYFSKQFRRWYGVSPSEYRNHIKSL, encoded by the coding sequence ATGCCAAAGTCAGAGAGCTATTACGTTGTTTCGAATCCACTACCTTCCCAAGAGAGTGAATTAACCGTGCTGTTTGCGGGTGAGAGCCAGACGAAGCCTGAGCATCGGTTAGGCCCCAAAGTATACGACTACTATCTGATCCACTATGTGATATCGGGTAAAGGGGTGTTCTCCTCTCAAGGCGAAGAGTACGAGCTTGGCACCGGGGACAGCTTCGTCATTGAGCCTGAACAGCTCATAAGCTATGTCTCCGATGAGACCGATCCGTGGCACTATTGCTGGATCGCTTTTACAGGTACGCAGGCCGCGGCGTTAGTTGCTTCAACAGGAGTTATTCCCTTGCAGCCCATTATTCATACCAAACGCAACCGCCACATCCCTGTCCTTTTTCGCCATATTCAGCAAGCTCTAAGATCCAAAAAGGCAAACGCACAACTGAAATCCATCGGATACCTGCACTTGTTACTCGGTGAATACTGTGAAACATTATCAGCTTCCACATTAGCCGGCGTGGTCACGGAAGCCGAGAGTGATCGCATCGTGCAGCAAGCGATTCACTACCTTTCCACCCAATACGCCGAGCCAATCACTATTGAGCTGATGGCCGAGAGTTTGGGCTACAACCGCGCGTATTTATCGCGCATGTTCAAGCGCCATACCAAGGTAACACCCGTAACATTTCTTCTGAAACTGCGTGTGGATAAAGCTCGCCTGCTGCTTCGAGAACGGCTGGAGCTTACCATCGAACAGATTGCATCATCCGTAGGTTTCTATGATCCGCTTTACTTCTCTAAACAATTCCGACGTTGGTACGGCGTCTCGCCAAGCGAGTATCGGAATCATATCAAATCGCTTTAA
- a CDS encoding GNAT family N-acetyltransferase — protein sequence MEYIRITSIDNPLFRSMHDLMKEVFPPEEVLEYALWKEPLEDPGIRVFVAVHEGKVVGTTEYRYYDDFEVAMTDFTIIGQAGLGIGRFLARKRWNDLEVLAAESGKPMLGMFAEIYDPYRIEDHAFGGVKPMDPYVRREVLSHLGYKRIDFPYVHPSWENNGEAVEELDLCFLPTDENQDELDAGLVVKFLKRYYSVLANKPKAWHDMVEGLEGKTMLALKPL from the coding sequence ATGGAGTACATACGGATTACAAGCATAGATAATCCCTTGTTTCGGAGCATGCATGATCTGATGAAAGAGGTATTTCCACCAGAAGAGGTGCTCGAATACGCATTGTGGAAAGAACCGCTCGAGGACCCTGGTATCCGGGTATTCGTAGCCGTTCATGAAGGTAAAGTCGTAGGCACAACGGAGTATCGCTACTATGATGACTTCGAGGTGGCGATGACGGACTTCACCATTATTGGTCAAGCGGGGCTTGGTATCGGTCGCTTTCTGGCGCGGAAACGCTGGAATGATCTAGAAGTATTGGCAGCCGAATCTGGCAAGCCGATGCTGGGAATGTTCGCTGAGATTTATGATCCCTATCGGATCGAAGATCATGCTTTCGGCGGCGTGAAGCCGATGGATCCTTATGTACGGCGTGAGGTATTGTCACATCTGGGCTATAAGCGGATCGACTTCCCATACGTTCATCCCTCTTGGGAGAACAATGGAGAAGCGGTTGAGGAACTCGACCTCTGTTTCTTGCCGACAGATGAGAATCAAGATGAGTTAGACGCAGGGCTCGTTGTGAAGTTCTTGAAACGCTATTATTCCGTTTTGGCGAATAAGCCGAAGGCTTGGCATGATATGGTTGAGGGGCTTGAGGGGAAAACGATGTTGGCACTTAAGCCTCTGTAG
- a CDS encoding YxlC family protein: protein MEPEDPKKREGSENGKSKDEMTAQQLQEGLQRLDELFPAFTPSPTWFDQQIVETQNKQRSKLWRDLLKLWIAALLLLSLLYVMMNAQPVVFIIFQILAVVAPLVWLFVRKQEEHRYE from the coding sequence ATGGAACCGGAAGATCCAAAGAAAAGAGAAGGTTCAGAAAATGGCAAAAGCAAGGATGAGATGACGGCACAACAGCTGCAAGAAGGGCTTCAACGGCTTGATGAGCTCTTTCCGGCTTTCACACCAAGCCCCACTTGGTTCGATCAGCAAATCGTTGAAACGCAAAACAAACAGCGTTCAAAGCTCTGGAGAGACTTGCTCAAATTGTGGATAGCTGCCCTGCTGCTGCTCTCACTCTTATATGTAATGATGAATGCACAGCCTGTTGTTTTCATCATTTTTCAAATTCTCGCTGTTGTAGCGCCTTTAGTCTGGCTGTTCGTTCGCAAACAGGAGGAACACCGCTATGAATGA
- a CDS encoding acryloyl-CoA reductase — MESFGALIVERSEEQFTANVKDLRLEDLPPGEVTIRVLYSGINYKDALALSPTGRVVHAYPMVPGVDLAGTVVSSSDRRFREGDEVLVTSYELGTGHYGGFSTYARVPADWVVPLPQGLTHREAMILGTAGFTAALSIQRMEENGLSKEQGPVLVRGATGGVGSSSVSMLAALGYEVEASTGKSADHQYLLDLGAKRVLTREELSPSISKPLNKEYWAGSVDPVGGDSLAHVLSRIKYGGSVALSGLTGGGEFAASVFPFILRGVNVLGIDSVACPMEVRKPLWDRIAKELKPKGLEQTVYQEVSLDGVTEAAKQVLKAKVRGRVLVRL, encoded by the coding sequence ATGGAAAGCTTTGGGGCTTTGATAGTGGAACGATCAGAGGAGCAGTTTACCGCCAATGTGAAAGATCTGCGGCTGGAGGACTTACCACCAGGTGAAGTGACGATCCGTGTTTTATATTCTGGAATTAATTATAAAGATGCTCTGGCTCTTAGCCCGACTGGACGCGTTGTGCATGCCTACCCGATGGTACCAGGAGTTGATTTGGCGGGAACCGTCGTTTCTTCATCAGATCGGCGGTTTCGCGAAGGAGATGAGGTACTTGTCACCAGCTACGAGCTAGGTACAGGGCATTACGGCGGATTTAGCACCTATGCACGTGTACCGGCTGACTGGGTCGTGCCTCTTCCGCAGGGACTAACCCATCGCGAGGCGATGATATTGGGTACGGCGGGATTTACCGCGGCGCTCTCCATACAACGCATGGAAGAGAATGGCTTGAGCAAGGAGCAAGGACCCGTGCTTGTCCGTGGTGCAACTGGAGGAGTGGGCAGCAGCAGTGTATCCATGCTTGCAGCGCTTGGTTATGAGGTGGAAGCAAGCACTGGGAAGTCTGCGGATCATCAGTACCTGCTCGATCTAGGGGCTAAGCGGGTATTAACGCGAGAGGAGCTTTCTCCATCTATTAGCAAGCCGCTAAATAAGGAGTACTGGGCGGGCTCCGTCGATCCCGTTGGGGGGGACTCCCTAGCCCATGTCCTGAGCAGGATCAAGTACGGCGGTTCTGTTGCCCTGAGTGGATTGACGGGTGGTGGTGAGTTCGCCGCATCGGTGTTTCCTTTTATCCTGCGAGGTGTCAATGTGTTAGGGATTGATTCGGTTGCTTGCCCGATGGAGGTTAGAAAGCCCCTATGGGATCGTATTGCGAAGGAACTGAAGCCGAAAGGCTTGGAACAGACTGTTTATCAAGAGGTTTCGCTGGATGGAGTTACGGAGGCTGCTAAGCAGGTTCTGAAAGCGAAGGTCAGAGGAAGAGTGCTTGTCCGATTGTAA
- a CDS encoding SRPBCC domain-containing protein codes for MELKYEFYIGAGLKEVWDILVTPEGTRKILFGSVLQSTFEIGSDYAYVGPGNDGEETVHVYGKILAYEPEKLISCTEHAGPSYNPNHADFESRMTFSLETVGSCTKLTLVNDNWTPDHPSFETTKASWWMILSNIKTLAETGKTLDFGW; via the coding sequence ATGGAACTCAAATACGAATTTTACATTGGGGCAGGACTTAAAGAAGTGTGGGATATTCTCGTGACTCCAGAGGGGACGCGTAAGATTCTCTTTGGCAGTGTGCTTCAGTCTACTTTTGAAATTGGATCCGATTATGCTTACGTGGGACCTGGTAATGACGGTGAGGAAACCGTTCATGTATATGGTAAGATTTTAGCATACGAACCGGAAAAGCTCATAAGTTGTACCGAACATGCCGGTCCATCTTACAACCCGAATCATGCGGACTTTGAATCTAGAATGACATTCTCACTTGAGACTGTTGGGAGCTGTACGAAACTAACGCTGGTCAATGATAATTGGACACCCGACCACCCAAGCTTTGAGACTACCAAGGCAAGTTGGTGGATGATTCTGAGCAATATCAAGACACTGGCGGAGACTGGAAAGACATTGGATTTTGGTTGGTAG
- a CDS encoding sigmaY antisigma factor component, producing the protein MNDSKWDQLPLWAWIGIPLLLLTQSTWLFMDAHKRSAKYPWFWGIWGIIQVPTPFIVYLFAVRKIHRIWSRKK; encoded by the coding sequence ATGAATGATTCAAAATGGGATCAACTGCCCCTCTGGGCATGGATCGGCATCCCTCTTCTTCTACTCACACAAAGCACATGGCTGTTCATGGATGCACACAAACGCAGCGCGAAATACCCATGGTTTTGGGGGATCTGGGGGATCATTCAAGTGCCGACCCCCTTCATCGTCTATCTATTCGCAGTTCGTAAAATACACCGTATCTGGTCACGCAAAAAGTAA
- the galE gene encoding UDP-glucose 4-epimerase GalE, translated as MAILVTGGAGYIGSHAVAELVAKGEEVVVVDNLQQGHRNAVLGGKLYVGDLRDGEFLDTVFTENSIDAIIHFAANSLVGESMTNPAKYYHNNVYGTLCLLEKMTQYGVKKIVFSSTAATYGEPENIPILESDRTLPTNTYGETKLAMEKMMKWFDIAHGIKYVSLRYFNAAGAHAGGKIGEDHSPETHLIPIILQVALGQRPHISIFGEDYATEDGSCVRDYIHVSDLASAHVLAVEKLRGGAESNIYNLGNGTGFSVKEVIEIARKVTGHAIPAVIEPRRAGDPATLIASSERARAELGWKPTRDSLESIIESAWNWHQNHPNGYEE; from the coding sequence ATGGCCATTCTAGTAACGGGCGGAGCAGGCTATATCGGATCTCATGCGGTAGCAGAGCTGGTTGCCAAAGGTGAAGAAGTCGTTGTCGTTGATAATTTGCAGCAAGGGCACAGAAACGCTGTGCTTGGGGGCAAGCTGTACGTAGGTGATTTGCGCGATGGCGAGTTTCTGGATACGGTTTTCACTGAGAACAGTATTGATGCTATCATCCATTTTGCAGCGAATTCGTTAGTTGGCGAGAGCATGACCAATCCTGCGAAATACTATCACAATAACGTGTACGGAACGCTTTGCTTGCTTGAGAAAATGACGCAATACGGCGTGAAGAAAATTGTCTTCTCCTCTACGGCTGCCACGTATGGTGAGCCTGAAAATATTCCCATCCTAGAAAGCGATCGCACTTTGCCGACGAATACGTATGGCGAGACGAAGCTGGCTATGGAAAAAATGATGAAATGGTTCGACATCGCGCATGGCATCAAATATGTATCGCTTCGTTATTTTAATGCAGCTGGGGCTCATGCTGGAGGCAAAATTGGGGAGGATCATAGCCCAGAGACGCATCTGATTCCTATCATTCTTCAAGTGGCTCTTGGTCAAAGGCCGCATATTTCCATCTTCGGAGAAGACTATGCAACAGAAGATGGTTCGTGTGTTCGCGACTACATTCATGTTAGCGATTTGGCAAGCGCCCATGTTCTTGCGGTTGAGAAGCTGCGTGGCGGAGCAGAAAGCAATATTTACAACCTAGGCAATGGCACAGGATTCTCGGTCAAAGAAGTCATCGAAATCGCCCGTAAAGTGACCGGACATGCGATTCCTGCCGTCATCGAACCGCGTAGAGCCGGTGATCCAGCAACGTTAATTGCCTCCTCTGAGCGTGCAAGAGCTGAGCTTGGTTGGAAACCAACACGTGATTCCTTGGAATCCATTATCGAGAGCGCGTGGAACTGGCACCAAAATCATCCGAACGGGTACGAAGAGTAG
- a CDS encoding galactokinase, protein MADLQALKNTFIEIYGNSTTAISAFHAPGRVNLIGEHTDYNGGYVFPAALTFGTTLIIRPRQDRVIGFASTNLALRKQISIDDLSYQEEDDWINYPKGIFVHLAKEGFPVTQGYDLLFHGEIPNGAGLSSSASIEVVTAFGLLTLEKYPIDTVKIALLAQKTENQFVGVNSGIMDQFAVANGKKDHAILLMCDTLEYRHVPFQSGSYKLVIGNTNKRRGLIDSAYNERRSQCEQAVTYLQKQFPSITLLGQLNLAQFNEFKHLIPDETIRQRAQHVIEEIDRVLKSIEVLEANDLESFGKLMIGSHDSLRDLYEVTGVELDTMVAAALKVPGVLGARMTGAGFGGCTVSLVHEDSVQTFIDQVGKEYTEKTGLTPSFYVCNIGNGVEQVGEAL, encoded by the coding sequence ATGGCAGATTTGCAAGCTCTAAAAAACACGTTTATTGAAATTTACGGGAATTCTACAACGGCAATTTCAGCTTTTCATGCTCCAGGTCGGGTGAATTTGATCGGTGAGCACACGGATTACAATGGCGGTTATGTTTTCCCGGCAGCGCTAACGTTCGGAACAACGTTGATCATTCGTCCAAGACAAGATCGTGTAATTGGATTTGCATCGACAAACCTGGCACTTCGCAAACAAATTTCCATAGATGACTTGTCCTATCAAGAAGAGGATGACTGGATCAATTATCCGAAAGGGATTTTCGTACACTTGGCAAAAGAAGGTTTCCCTGTTACGCAGGGCTACGATCTTTTGTTCCACGGTGAAATCCCGAATGGTGCCGGACTTTCGTCCTCGGCTTCCATTGAAGTCGTTACAGCTTTTGGCTTATTAACACTTGAAAAGTATCCGATTGATACCGTGAAAATCGCATTGCTCGCTCAAAAAACAGAGAACCAATTCGTTGGCGTCAACAGTGGCATCATGGATCAATTCGCGGTAGCCAATGGCAAAAAAGATCATGCCATTCTGCTCATGTGCGACACGCTTGAGTATCGCCATGTGCCTTTTCAAAGCGGCAGCTACAAGCTGGTTATAGGGAATACGAACAAACGCAGAGGTCTGATAGACTCCGCATACAATGAGAGAAGAAGCCAATGTGAGCAGGCTGTGACCTATTTGCAAAAGCAGTTTCCTTCGATCACTTTGCTTGGTCAACTGAACCTTGCGCAATTTAACGAATTCAAACATCTAATTCCAGACGAAACCATCCGCCAACGAGCGCAGCATGTTATTGAAGAAATTGACCGTGTACTGAAATCCATAGAGGTGCTGGAAGCGAACGACCTGGAATCTTTCGGTAAGCTGATGATCGGGTCCCATGACTCGCTTCGCGATCTTTATGAAGTAACAGGGGTAGAGCTGGATACGATGGTTGCGGCAGCACTGAAGGTTCCGGGTGTACTTGGGGCACGTATGACTGGCGCAGGTTTCGGCGGATGCACGGTTTCTTTAGTTCATGAGGACAGTGTACAGACGTTTATCGATCAAGTGGGTAAAGAATATACGGAAAAAACAGGCCTGACACCAAGCTTCTACGTTTGTAATATCGGTAATGGTGTCGAACAAGTCGGGGAGGCGTTATAA
- a CDS encoding SDR family oxidoreductase, whose product MSKLTGKIALVTGAGRGIGRGIARRLAQDGAIVAIHYRMNHNAAEEVVREIQRKGGSAFTLGADLNAVNGVRDLYVGLDEALEKHTGGNQFDILVNNAGIGQGGTIEETTEQSFDEVMGIHVKAPLFLIQQALPRLRNEGRIINISSAVTRLAFPNLLGYSISKGALNTLTFVLAQHLGNRSITVNAILPGIIDTDMNAATLQDPNGQKFATGLSPFNRWGQPEDVADVAAFLASSDSRWITGQLIDASGGSHL is encoded by the coding sequence ATGAGCAAGCTGACAGGTAAAATTGCTTTAGTAACGGGTGCAGGCCGGGGGATTGGACGAGGGATTGCACGGCGTCTAGCGCAGGATGGAGCCATTGTCGCCATCCATTACAGAATGAATCATAACGCCGCAGAAGAAGTGGTTCGTGAGATTCAACGTAAAGGCGGCTCCGCCTTTACACTCGGTGCGGACTTGAATGCCGTAAACGGCGTTCGTGATTTGTATGTGGGCTTGGACGAAGCCCTCGAGAAGCACACTGGTGGTAATCAGTTTGATATTCTTGTTAATAACGCCGGAATCGGGCAGGGTGGAACCATCGAGGAGACGACAGAACAATCTTTTGATGAAGTCATGGGCATCCATGTCAAAGCACCGCTTTTTCTTATCCAACAAGCATTGCCGCGTCTGAGAAACGAAGGCCGCATTATCAATATTTCTTCGGCTGTTACCCGTTTGGCTTTCCCTAATCTTCTGGGCTACAGCATTTCGAAAGGTGCGCTCAACACACTAACCTTCGTCTTAGCTCAGCATCTCGGGAATCGCAGCATTACGGTGAACGCCATCCTGCCTGGTATCATCGATACCGATATGAATGCTGCAACATTGCAGGATCCAAACGGGCAGAAATTCGCTACCGGTCTCTCCCCTTTTAACAGATGGGGACAACCGGAAGATGTGGCCGATGTTGCGGCCTTTCTCGCCTCTTCAGACAGCCGCTGGATAACAGGGCAATTGATTGATGCAAGCGGCGGATCTCATCTATAA
- a CDS encoding UDP-glucose--hexose-1-phosphate uridylyltransferase: protein MERTVKASQHAALTIERLLQFAMQNGLIEHLDVYISRNALLDLFGLAEPYQGEVPIEKLSSPVALLEELLDAAFEAGLLEENTTTYRDLLDARIMGLLMPRPSEVVHQFWNTAKTTSVEAATDYFYKQSIDSNYIRMDRIQKNAYWLAETTYGDLEITINLSKPEKDPKEIALLKTLPQSSYPLCLLCADNLGYAGRVNHPARQNLRVIPLELDGEKWYFQYSPYVYYNEHSIIFHEKHIPMKTTAHTFYRLLDFIDQFPHYFIGSNADLPIVGGSILNHDHFQGGRHKFPMEKAPSEKAFSHAEFAGVKAAIVKWPMSVLRLSGHNKQQIYMLASKLLEDWRAYSDAEADVLAFSEKDGQRVPHNTITPIARNNARGEYELDLVLRNNRTSEEHPDGIFHPHQHLHHIKKENIGLIEVMGLAVLPGRLQEELADIAKLLTGEAAFGREIREEASHPLHKHAEWIEAMLAKHGAELPQDGANAVLQSEVGSKFMDVLLDAGVFKRDEAGQAAFGRFLAAAGFAQL, encoded by the coding sequence ATGGAACGGACAGTTAAAGCATCGCAGCATGCCGCATTGACCATAGAAAGGCTCCTTCAGTTCGCTATGCAAAATGGGCTGATTGAGCACCTTGATGTATATATTTCACGCAATGCTTTGCTAGATTTATTCGGTCTGGCTGAACCTTATCAAGGCGAAGTGCCGATAGAGAAATTGAGCAGTCCGGTTGCCTTGCTAGAAGAACTGCTCGATGCAGCTTTTGAGGCAGGCCTCTTGGAAGAGAATACGACAACGTACCGTGATTTGCTGGACGCACGGATTATGGGGCTCCTAATGCCTCGTCCATCCGAGGTCGTGCATCAATTTTGGAACACTGCCAAAACAACGAGCGTTGAGGCGGCGACGGATTACTTCTACAAGCAATCCATCGATTCCAACTATATTCGGATGGATCGCATTCAGAAAAATGCCTACTGGTTGGCCGAAACAACGTATGGCGATCTCGAAATCACGATCAACCTTTCCAAACCGGAGAAAGATCCGAAGGAAATTGCCCTGCTCAAAACGCTGCCGCAAAGCAGTTATCCCTTATGTCTGCTATGCGCTGACAACTTAGGGTACGCAGGCCGTGTGAATCACCCGGCGAGGCAAAATCTGCGTGTTATTCCGTTGGAATTGGATGGCGAGAAATGGTACTTCCAGTACTCACCGTACGTGTACTACAACGAGCACAGCATCATCTTCCATGAGAAACACATCCCGATGAAAACGACGGCGCACACGTTCTACCGTTTGCTGGATTTCATCGATCAGTTTCCTCATTATTTCATCGGGTCGAATGCGGACCTGCCGATCGTAGGTGGTTCTATTCTGAACCACGACCATTTCCAAGGCGGACGCCATAAATTTCCGATGGAAAAAGCACCAAGTGAGAAGGCATTCTCACATGCTGAGTTTGCCGGTGTGAAAGCCGCCATCGTCAAGTGGCCGATGTCGGTGCTTCGCCTGAGCGGGCACAACAAGCAGCAGATTTATATGCTTGCGAGCAAGCTGCTCGAAGACTGGCGCGCATACAGTGATGCGGAAGCGGACGTCCTCGCCTTCAGCGAGAAGGACGGACAGCGGGTCCCGCATAACACGATCACCCCGATCGCCCGCAACAATGCACGGGGCGAGTATGAGCTTGATCTGGTGCTGCGCAACAACCGCACCAGTGAAGAGCATCCGGATGGGATTTTCCATCCGCACCAGCACTTGCACCACATCAAGAAGGAGAACATCGGCTTGATTGAGGTTATGGGGCTGGCGGTGCTGCCAGGCCGCCTGCAAGAGGAGCTGGCGGATATCGCCAAGCTCCTCACCGGCGAAGCCGCATTCGGCCGCGAGATCCGTGAAGAGGCCAGCCATCCGCTGCATAAGCATGCGGAATGGATTGAAGCGATGCTTGCGAAGCATGGCGCTGAGCTGCCGCAGGACGGAGCGAATGCGGTGCTGCAGTCGGAAGTCGGCAGCAAGTTCATGGACGTGCTGCTGGATGCAGGCGTGTTCAAACGTGATGAAGCCGGGCAAGCGGCTTTTGGACGGTTTTTGGCGGCTGCGGGCTTTGCACAGTTGTAA
- a CDS encoding GNAT family N-acetyltransferase: protein MDLEAAKKVTEPEKLYAKKLYVFDGDKPIEAVIRNYGKGDFDALIRVQQESFPPPFPSELWWNEEQLTEHITRFPEGALCVEVAGQVVGSITGLRVDYEEQQAADHSWSSLTDDGYIRTHRPDGDTLYIVDICIMPAYRKFGLGKLMMQSMYEVVVHLGLRRLLGGGRMPGYHKHAAVMSVDDYVRAVMAGILKDPVITFLLRCGRTPVQVVPNYLQDEESLNHALLMEWRNPFRI from the coding sequence ATGGATTTAGAAGCTGCCAAGAAAGTTACAGAGCCGGAGAAATTGTACGCTAAAAAATTATACGTCTTCGACGGGGATAAACCGATCGAGGCTGTGATTCGCAATTATGGAAAAGGCGATTTTGACGCGCTCATTCGCGTTCAGCAGGAAAGCTTCCCTCCGCCTTTTCCATCCGAGCTGTGGTGGAATGAGGAGCAGCTCACGGAGCATATCACCCGATTTCCCGAAGGGGCGCTTTGTGTAGAGGTGGCCGGTCAGGTTGTTGGGTCCATAACAGGGCTTCGCGTAGACTATGAGGAGCAGCAGGCAGCTGACCATAGTTGGTCATCTTTGACGGACGACGGGTACATCCGAACACATCGTCCAGATGGCGACACCCTCTATATAGTGGACATATGTATTATGCCGGCTTACCGCAAATTTGGTCTCGGCAAGTTGATGATGCAGTCTATGTACGAAGTGGTCGTGCATCTAGGTTTAAGAAGGCTGCTTGGAGGCGGGCGGATGCCAGGTTATCACAAGCATGCCGCTGTGATGAGCGTGGATGACTACGTGAGGGCCGTCATGGCAGGGATATTGAAGGATCCGGTTATTACTTTTTTGCTGCGCTGCGGCCGGACGCCTGTGCAGGTTGTGCCAAACTATTTGCAGGATGAGGAGTCACTTAACCATGCGCTTTTGATGGAGTGGCGGAATCCATTTCGAATCTGA